A single Saccharomyces paradoxus chromosome II, complete sequence DNA region contains:
- the MIC12 gene encoding Mic12p (Component of the MICOS complex~similar to YBR262C): protein MLKLGPLARSVKWTLSVGVIGSVFYLYRFSNNGYFYDHDATWLKQDHQVQYLMDRKEVVPGGAKRKQVVMDNGTAWTRTMGESMKDIWNEQIRNSVDWIYSWGKT from the coding sequence ATGTTAAAACTGGGTCCGTTAGCAAGATCTGTAAAGTGGACTCTCTCTGTGGGGGTAATCGGCTCTGTTTTCTATCTTTACCGATTCAGTAACAATGGCTACTTCTATGATCACGATGCTACATGGTTAAAACAAGATCATCAGGTACAATACCTGATGGATAGAAAAGAAGTGGTACCTGGGGGGGCCAAGCGCAAACAAGTTGTGATGGATAATGGCACTGCATGGACCAGAACCATGGGGGAGAGCATGAAAGACATTTGGAACGAGCAAATAAGAAACTCTGTCGATTGGATCTATTCCTGGGGTAAGACCTAA
- the SHM1 gene encoding glycine hydroxymethyltransferase SHM1 (Mitochondrial serine hydroxymethyltransferase~similar to YBR263W), whose product MLSRASALAKCMATVHRRGLLTSGAQSLVSKPVSEGDPEMFNILQQERHRQKHSITLIPSENFTSKAVMDLLGSELQNKYSEGYPGERYYGGNEIIDKSESLCQARALELYGLDPAKWGVNVQPLSGAPANLYVYSAIMNIGERLMGLDLPDGGHLSHGYQLKSGTPISFISKYFQSMPYHVDHTTGLIDYDNLQMLAKAFRPKVIVAGTSAYSRLIDYARFKEISKECGAYLMSDMAHISGLVAANVVPSPFEHSDIVTTTTHKSLRGPRGAMIFFRKGIKSVTKKGKEIPYELEKKINFSVFPGHQGGPHNHTIGAMAVALKQAMSPEFKEYQQKIVDNSKWFAQELTRMGYKLVSGGTDNHLIVIDLSGTQVDGARVETILSALNIAANKNTIPGDKSALFPSGLRIGTPAMTTRGFGREEFSQVAKYIDSAVKLAENLKTLEPTTKLDARSRLNEFKKLCNESSEVATLSKEISNWVGQYPVPGDA is encoded by the coding sequence ATGTTATCCAGAGCCTCTGCATTGGCCAAATGTATGGCAACCGTTCATCGTCGTGGGTTACTCACCAGTGGTGCACAATCGCTAGTCTCCAAACCAGTCTCAGAAGGAGATCCAGAGATGTTTAACATCTTGCAACAAGAACGTCACAGACAAAAGCACTCTATCACCCTTATCCCATCAGAAAACTTTACTTCGAAGGCCGTCATGGATTTGCTAGGTTCTGAGTTGCAAAACAAGTACTCTGAAGGTTATCCAGGTGAAAGATACTACGGTGGTAATGAAATCATCGATAAGTCCGAATCCTTGTGTCAAGCAAGAGCTCTGGAACTTTACGGGTTAGATCCTGCCAAATGGGGCGTTAACGTTCAACCATTAAGCGGGGCACCTGCCAATTTGTACGTTTACTCTGCTATCATGAACATCGGTGAAAGATTAATGGGATTGGATTTGCCAGATGGTGGTCACTTGTCTCACGGGTACCAACTGAAGTCAGGAACGccaatttctttcatttccaaGTACTTCCAAAGTATGCCATACCATGTTGACCACACTACCGGGCTGATCGATTATGATAACTTGCAAATGTTGGCCAAGGCATTCAGACCAAAAGTGATTGTTGCCGGTACTTCCGCGTACTCGAGATTAATAGATTACGCTAGATTTAAGGAAATATCTAAAGAATGTGGCGCGTACTTGATGAGTGATATGGCACATATTTCTGGTCTGGTGGCTGCCAATGTTGTTCCATCTCCTTTTGAACACTCTGATATTGTTACCACGACCACCCATAAGTCCTTGAGGGGCCCAAGAGGTGCtatgattttcttcagaaaGGGTATCAAATCTGTCACCAAAAAGGGCAAAGAAATCCCATATGagttggaaaagaaaatcaacttCTCCGTGTTCCCAGGACATCAAGGTGGCCCTCATAACCATACTATCGGTGCGATGGCAGTAGCATTGAAGCAAGCCATGTCTCctgaattcaaagaataccaacaaaaaattgtcgATAACAGCAAATGGTTTGCTCAGGAACTAACCAGGATGGGTTATAAGTTGGTTTCTGGCGGTACCGATAATCACTTGATTGTCATTGACTTGTCTGGTACTCAAGTGGATGGTGCCCGTGTGGAAACTATCTTGAGCGCTTTGAATATCGCTGCTAATAAGAACACCATCCCAGGTGATAAAAGTGCTCTCTTCCCCTCTGGTCTGAGAATCGGTACTCCAGCAATGACCACCAGAGGGTTTGGTCGTGAAGAGTTTTCTCAAGTCGCCAAGTACATTGATTCTGCTGTTAAGTTGGCTGAAAACTTGAAAACTTTGGaaccaacaacaaaactAGATGCAAGATCAAGGCTCAATGAGTTCAAGAAGTTGTGTAATGAATCTAGTGAAGTCGCTACCTTGTCTAAAGAAATTTCCAACTGGGTGGGTCAATATCCTGTCCCAGGTGATGCCTAA
- the YPT10 gene encoding Rab family GTPase YPT10 (Rab family GTP-binding protein~similar to YBR264C) gives MEATIKVVLLGDSSVGKTSIVTRLKSGKFLAKHAATIGAAFITKTIEVPSNGASAEKRIHMEIWDTAGQERYKSLVPMYYRDANIALLVFELGSVSSLQCAKTWFQDLQDRAQGTQVILVGNKYDLVCEEHSGELAIPAELQGLPYVAVSAKTGYNFDALNKIIISLVPENQFKILPKDNEQGNILEINKERSGGGCIC, from the coding sequence ATGGAAGCAACCATCAAAGTGGTGCTGCTAGGAGATTCGTCAGTGGGGAAGACCAGTATAGTGACTAGGCTCAAATCGGGCAAGTTCCTAGCAAAACATGCGGCTACGATAGGTGCGGCGTTCATCACCAAGACAATCGAAGTTCCTTCTAATGGCGCCTCTGCGGAAAAACGTATTCATATGGAGATATGGGACACAGCAGGCCAGGAACGGTATAAATCACTAGTGCCGATGTATTATCGAGATGCAAATATTGCTTTGCTCGTATTCGAATTGGGTTCTGTATCCAGTCTGCAGTGTGCAAAGACATGGTTTCAAGATTTACAGGACCGTGCGCAAGGAACGCAAGTGATCCTCGTTGGAAATAAGTATGATTTAGTCTGTGAAGAGCATTCAGGCGAACTGGCTATACCGGCGGAGTTACAGGGTCTGCCGTACGTTGCCGTCAGCGCAAAGACAGGATACAATTTCGATGCGctgaataaaataataatcaGTTTGGTTCCCGAAAATCAGTTCAAGATATTGCCAAAGGACAATGAACAGGGAAATATACTAGAAATAAATAAGGAAAGAAGCGGCGGCGGTTGCATATGTTGA
- the TSC10 gene encoding 3-dehydrosphinganine reductase (3-ketosphinganine reductase~similar to YBR265W), with amino-acid sequence MKFTLENQVVLITGGSQGLGKEFAKKYYNEAENTKIIIVSRSEAKLLDTCNEIRIEAHLRRETTDEGQVQHKLAAPLDLEQRLFYYPCDLSCYESVECLFNVLRDLNLLPTQTLCCAGGAVPKLFRGLSGHDLNLGMDINYKTTLNVAHQIALAEQTKEHHLIIFSSATALYPFVGYSQYAPAKAAIKSLVAILRQELTNFRISCVYPGNFESEGFTLEQVTKPEITKLIEGPSDAIPCKQACDIIAKSLARGDDDVFTDFVGWMMMGMDLGLTAKKSRFVPLQWIFGVLSNILVVPFYMVGCSWYIRKWFRENDGKKAN; translated from the coding sequence ATGAAGTTTACGTTAGAGAACCAAGTTGTGTTGATCACTGGTGGTTCACAAGGTCTGGGGAAGGAATTTgccaaaaaatattataatgAGGCTGAAAACacaaaaattattatcgtCAGTAGGTCAGAGGCTAAACTACTGGATACATGTAACGAGATTAGGATTGAAGCTCACTTAAGAAGGGAAACTACTGACGAGGGCCAGGTGCAACATAAATTGGCCGCGCCCTTGGACCTTGAGCAACGGTTGTTTTACTACCCATGCGACTTGTCCTGCTATGAATCCGTGGAATGTTTGTTTAATGTCTTGAGAGACTTGAATTTGCTCCCTACACAAACTTTATGCTGTGCAGGAGGGGCCGTTCCTAAGTTATTTCGCGGGTTGAGCGGACATGATTTGAACCTGGGTATGGACATCAACTATAAAACAACTTTGAACGTGGCCCATCAGATTGCTCTTGCAGAGCAAACCAAGGAACACCACCTCATCATCTTTTCCAGCGCTACCGCTCTTTACCCATTTGTGGGTTATTCGCAGTATGCGCCTGCGAAGGCTGCAATCAAATCTCTGGTAGCAATTCTAAGACAAGAGTTGACGAACTTCCGTATCAGTTGTGTGTACCCCGGTAACTTTGAAAGTGAGGGTTTCACTCTAGAACAGGTAACAAAACCCgaaattacaaaattgATCGAAGGTCCTTCAGACGCTATTCCATGTAAACAAGCATGTGATATTATTGCCAAGTCACTGGCTAGAGGCGATGATGATGTCTTTACAGATTTTGTCGGATGGATGATGATGGGGATGGACCTTGGGCTCACCGCAAAGAAAAGCCGCTTTGTTCCGTTGCAGTGGATTTTTGGTGTCTTATCAAACATTCTAGTAGTGCCCTTCTACATGGTTGGCTGTTCCTGGTATATCAGGAAATGGTTTCGTGAAAATGATGGCAAGAAGGCCAATTGA
- the REI1 gene encoding Rei1p (Cytoplasmic pre-60S factor~similar to YBR267W) has protein sequence MSSSGVYTCNSCVLTFNASEEQRAHMKSDWHRYNLKRRVAQLPPISFEIFDSKVSAAAASSTKAVDKEKPVTKKELKRREKQALLEKKKKLLEIARANMLENIQKSQDGETPDMSKLSLQENEENKKKEEPEQEELDQLTEEEMAERVMQEKLRNRVDIPLEQCLFCEHNNHFKDVEENLEHMFRTHGFYIPEQKYLVDKTGLVKYMSEKIGLGNICIVCNYQGRTLTAVRQHMLAKRHCKIPYESEDERLEISEFYDFTSSYANFGNNTAPDNEDDWEDVDSDEAGSDNEDLPQEYLYNDGIELHLPTGIKVGHRSLQRYYKQDLKPEVILTEGQGTLVAAETRSFLPAFDKKGVQAQQRVWQTERFDKKRLDKRSAKFVNNQPHYRDQLLQ, from the coding sequence ATGAGCAGCAGTGGTGTTTATACATGTAATTCATGTGTCTTGACGTTTAATGCAAGCGAGGAGCAGCGGGCCCACATGAAGTCCGACTGGCATCGCtacaatttgaaaagacGTGTTGCTCAATTACCACCGATATCATTTGAGATATTTGATTCAAAAGTGTCTGCAGCTGCTGCTAGTAGTACCAAGGCTGTTGACAAAGAGAAACCTGTTACCAAAAAGgagttgaaaagaagggaGAAGCAAGCATTGctcgaaaagaaaaagaagctatTGGAAATCGCCAGGGCTAATATGCTTGAAAACATACAAAAGAGCCAAGATGGAGAGACACCTGACATGAGCAAGCTTTCtttgcaagaaaatgaggagaacaagaaaaaggaagaaccAGAGCAGGAGGAGCTTGATCAGTTGACTGAGGAAGAAATGGCGGAAAGAGTAATGCAGGAAAAATTACGCAATAGAGTGGATATTCCCCTGGAGCAATGTTTATTTTGTGAACATAACAATCACTTCAAGGATGTTGAGGAAAATCTAGAACACATGTTTAGGACCCACGGGTTTTATATCCCAGAACAAAAATATCTAGTTGACAAGACCGGGTTGGTAAAGTACATGTCAGAGAAGATTGGTCTTGGTAACATTTGTATTGTTTGTAATTACCAAGGTAGAACATTGACCGCTGTGAGACAGCACATGCTGGCAAAGAGACACTGCAAGATCCCCTACGAAAGCGAGGATGAAAGACTGGAGATATCTGAATTTTACGATTTCACAAGCTCGTACGCAAACTTCGGTAACAACACAGCACCAGACAACGAAGATGACTGGGAAGATGTGGATAGCGACGAAGCTGGAAGCGACAACGAAGACCTGCCACAAGAGTATTTATACAATGACGGTATAGAACTGCACCTACCGACAGGCATCAAAGTTGGCCACAGATCTTTGCAAAGATACTACAAGCAAGACTTAAAGCCCGAAGTGATACTGACCGAAGGTCAAGGTACTCTGGTCGCTGCGGAGACGAGGTCTTTCTTACCTGCGTTCGACAAGAAGGGCGTACAGGCACAACAGCGTGTTTGGCAAACTGAGAGGTTCGACAAGAAAAGGCTCGACAAGAGAAGTGCCAAATTCGTCAATAACCAACCACACTACAGAGATCAACTTCTGCAGTAA
- the MRPL37 gene encoding mitochondrial 54S ribosomal protein mL54 (Mitochondrial ribosomal protein of the large subunit~similar to YBR268W) → MLARSLGYRLVSTSRVIYNKQTVKSVVSSCPAGTSLNLNIWKSGKDAVALEDKEYPNWLWSVLDSEHAVEHATEDSEGEALLNRRKNIRKANRQRIKQNNFLSQL, encoded by the coding sequence ATGTTGGCGCGCAGTTTGGGCTACAGGTTGGTATCGACAAGCCGTGTTATATACAATAAACAGACGGTTAAATCAGTGGTGTCATCGTGTCCTGCGGGAACATCGCTGAATTTGAACATATGGAAAAGCGGCAAAGACGCAGTGGCTCTTGAAGACAAGGAGTATCCAAATTGGTTATGGAGCGTATTAGATAGTGAGCACGCTGTGGAGCATGCAACTGAGGACTCAGAGGGAGAGGCTCTCTTaaatagaagaaagaaCATCAGGAAGGCCAACAGGCAGAGAATCAAGCAAAACAATTTCCTAAGCCAACTTTGA
- the SDH8 gene encoding Sdh8p (Protein required for assembly of succinate dehydrogenase~similar to YBR269C) — protein MLCAIKIISYRYSCTEASTLLRGRPLNMAIRKITTERIPGPPKLPREEQEEFERLQKIATSQEAIDQYNARATGDHTKESLNSPLLTKNDIGSFSPEFSKTIPEFEGDVNPKTGEIGGPKQDPLRHGDYSFNGRVTDF, from the coding sequence ATGTTGTGCGCAATTAAAATCATATCTTATCGGTATTCTTGCACAGAAGCTTCAACGTTACTGCGTGGGCGCCCACTTAACATGGCAATCCGAAAAATAACTACTGAAAGGATCCCTGGCCCTCCCAAGTTGCCAAGAGAAGAGCAGGAAGAGTTTGAAAGACTGCAGAAGATCGCCACATCACAAGAAGCAATAGACCAGTATAATGCACGGGCCACGGGCGATCATACAAAGGAAAGTTTGAACTCACCACTTTTGACCAAAAACGATATCGGATCATTCTCGCCTGAGTTTTCCAAGACTATACCTGAATTTGAAGGCGATGTTAACCCCAAGACTGGTGAAATTGGAGGGCCCAAGCAGGACCCGTTGAGGCATGGCGATTATTCGTTTAACGGAAGAGTCACAGATTTCTAG
- the BIT2 gene encoding Bit2p (Subunit of TORC2 membrane-associated complex~similar to YBR270C) — MATDLNRKRSATSGALGVTNPNIKPTNRKPARVYSVSSDIVPQALTHPDEDVHLKISKSPHDTAPRWSQVGFQSIFHDGSNARRSTDSIEEEYSQGTENNDGHSEVGSSSSNRMEGNTTSNDSLFSSNSRGNKKRLSMFTNSKENMRNRSRSWSKNHNTVINGASSSSVSRSASKLFHTKSNISVNSLQSSLSTGHSHSNKGNNVFSKMAKKLLPYKPHNSIGKDDTEPAVPSPFSKFLHSSYGKHRSPVQFIHTSTGGLIDSGKSVYSFNPSINNNPNDTALSLIQDDTFDATNVSLLHDLLKNLPSLIANYKSFTVQELYVLEGNIWGIYCSIVVELFKNKRVWQLPAKIEDIDRLLEFYITLKTQTKAAVTHSKFLAEIEEFITTSLYILENQIVFNYANEDTVNTALKRVGIIWKVFYQQVYYDMMAVLLPFEKSFQKDNNYWLDGYLPEPSRYVPSIDVLLLKCFRDSIILPYYESFLHTNDGASKSFQRYIFSEEEQNGVTEEDKLTLLQCFGILNTIKGNSRNQKIIGELLEGIRMSI; from the coding sequence ATGGCAACGGACCTGAATCGTAAAAGAAGTGCCACCTCAGGCGCACTGGGCGTCACAAACCCCAACATAAAACCAACTAACCGCAAACCAGCTAGGGTTTATAGCGTTTCTTCTGATATAGTACCGCAAGCGCTGACACATCCCGATGAAGATGTACACTTGAAAATATCTAAATCTCCTCATGATACAGCTCCCAGGTGGTCGCAAGTGGGGTTTCAGTCTATATTTCATGATGGTTCTAATGCAAGGCGCTCGACGGATTCAATTGAAGAGGAGTACAGTCAAGGCACGGAGAATAACGATGGTCATTCTGAAGTAGGCTCATCAAGTAGTAATCGAATGGAGGGAAACACCACATCTAATGATAGCTTATTTTCATCCAACTCAAGGGGCAATAAAAAGCGACTGTCCATGTTTACtaattcaaaagaaaatatgagaAATCGAAGCAGGAGCTGGTCAAAAAACCATAACACCGTTATTAACGGTGCGAGTAGTAGCAGCGTAAGTAGGAGTGCCTCTAAGTTGTTTCACACGAAATCTAATATAAGTGTGAACAGTTTGCAATCTTCGCTGTCAACAGGCCATTCTCATTCAAACAAAGGCAATAATGTCTTTAGTAAGATGGCGAAAAAGCTTTTACCCTACAAGCCGCATAATTCCATAGGCAAGGACGACACCGAACCCGCAGTTCCCAGCCCATTTAGTAAATTTCTGCATTCTTCGTATGGTAAACATAGGTCGCCCGTACAGTTTATCCATACTTCTACTGGAGGTCTGATTGACTCTGGAAAGTCTGTATATTCTTTTAACCCTAGCATTAACAACAACCCTAATGACACAGCTCTGTCGCTAATCCAAGACGATACCTTCGATGCAACTAACGTTTCTTTGTTACATGATTTACTGAAAAACTTGCCCTCCTTGATAGCAAATTATAAGAGCTTCACCGTACAGGAATTATATGTTTTGGAGGGGAATATCTGGGGTATATATTGCAGTATAGTTGTGGAGCTATTTAAAAACAAGAGGGTGTGGCAACTGCCAGCcaaaattgaagatattgaCCGGTTACTAGAGTTTTATATCACTTTGAAAACACAAACCAAGGCAGCCGTTACACACTCGAAATTTTTGGCAGAAATCGAGGAGTTTATTACTACTTCATTGTACATTTTAGAGAACCAAATCGTATTCAATTATGCCAACGAAGACACCGTAAATACAGCTCTGAAAAGAGTCGGCATAATTTGGAAGGTGTTTTACCAACAGGTTTACTACGATATGATGGCAGTGTTGCTGCCCTTCGAGAAAAGTTTTCAGAAAGATAATAACTACTGGCTTGACGGATATCTACCGGAGCCTTCAAGGTATGTTCCCTCAATCGATGTCCTATTATTAAAGTGTTTTAGGGACTCCATCATCCTTCCATATTACGAAAGCTTCCTACATACAAATGACGGTGCCAGTAAGAGTTTTCAAAGGTACATTTTCAGTGAGGAAGAACAGAACGGTGTCACAGAGGAAGATAAACTGACATTACTGCAGTGCTTTGGAATCCTGAATACCATAAAAGGTAATAGcagaaaccaaaaaattattggcGAACTTCTTGAGGGCATACGCATGAGTATATAA